From one Culex quinquefasciatus strain JHB chromosome 3, VPISU_Cqui_1.0_pri_paternal, whole genome shotgun sequence genomic stretch:
- the LOC6031298 gene encoding uncharacterized protein LOC6031298 encodes MELSNVVVLLILGFAGISCMKPTLINECKKGIPNAERCVLAVAERMRPKIAKGEFPEGFTVPRLDPAFIERLEVTGDSNFSAVFENVTVSGLKAFHVDKLTVHTSDHQISLVTKLDSIHLKGKYTMKSNLKMLPPVDGAGDATLELTNVKVLVRLHYFLIGKKGAKTVRFLPTEFKVMFDGDANFALTNALRGKPDQVTNEAINKMPHEILNKTKPAVQRHLSETFTTIVNHLMEDAERERK; translated from the exons ATGGAGTTGTCAAATGTGGTAGTGCTTTTGATTCTGGGATTCGCAGGAATTTCCTGCATGAAGC CAACCCTAATCAACGAATGCAAGAAAGGAATCCCAAACGCTGAACGATGCGTTCTGGCTGTTGCGGAAAGGATGCGCCCTAAGATCGCAAAGGGGGAGTTTCCGGAAGGTTTCACCGTTCCACGCCTGGACCCGGCCTTCATCGAGCGGCTGGAGGTTACGGGAGATTCGAACTTTAGTGCAGTGTTTGAGAATGTGACGGTTAGCGGGTTGAAAGCGTTCCACGTGGATAAACTGAC tgTTCACACATCAGACCACCAAATAAGTCTTGTAACTAAGTTGGATTCTATTCACCTTAAGGGCAAATACACCATGAAGTCAAACTTGAAGATGCTTCCCCCAGTTGATGGCGCTGGTGATGCGACTTTGGAGTTGA CCAACGTCAAAGTGCTCGTGCGCTTGCACTACTTCCTCATCGGTAAGAAGGGTGCCAAAACGGTCCGTTTTCTGCCGACCGAGTTCAAAGTGATGTTCGACGGCGATGCCAACTTTGCCCTCACGAATGCGCTGCGCGGCAAGCCCGACCAGGTGACCAACGAGGCCATCAATAAGATGCCGCACGAGATTCTGAACAAAACCAAACCCGCCGTCCAGAGGCACCTGTCCGAGACGTTCACCACGATCGTGAACCACCTGATGGAGGATGCCGAACGGGAGCGGAAGTAG